A region from the Perca fluviatilis chromosome 16, GENO_Pfluv_1.0, whole genome shotgun sequence genome encodes:
- the esrra gene encoding steroid hormone receptor ERR1, whose protein sequence is MSSRERRTDVYIKAEPSSPEGGGGGRISPGGASSDSSQSGGGGTRGDGVKRYSPPLYTPALRCHFKDEGGDGAEEGSTGNGAGRCKYALSTLPKRLCLVCGDVASGYHYGVASCEACKAFFKRTIQGNIEYSCPASNECEITKRRRKACQACRFTKCLKVGMLKEGVRLDRVRGGRQKYKRRPEVENATYQSAPLPLTKESEKGSSNIIVSHLLVAEPEKLFAMPDPLQPDTAQRTLTTLCDLADRELVVIIGWAKHIPGFLSLSLADQMSVLQSVWLEVLVLGVAYRSLGCEDEVVFAEDFVLDEEMSRVAGLTELNAAISQLARRFRSLNVDREEFVMLKAIALTNSDSVYIEDMEAVQKLRDLLHQALLELECQQRPDDPQRAGRLLLTLPLLRQTAGRALTTFYSIKTRGGVPMHKLFLEMLEAMMDSP, encoded by the exons ATGTCTTCCAGGGAGCGTCGGACAGATGTCTACATAAAGGCAGAACCGAGCAGTCCAGAGGGAGGTGGGGGAGGTCGGATCAGCCCTGGCGGGGCCTCCTCAGACTCCTCTCAAAGTGGAGGTGGAGGAACCAGAGGAGACGGCGTTAAACGTTACTCCCCGCCACTCTACACACCGGCTCTGCGTTGCCACTTCAAAGACGAGGGTGGGGATGGGGCAGAGGAGGGCTCCACTGGAAACGGAGCAGGGCGATGCAAGTACGCCCTGAGCACGCTACCGAAGAGGCTGTGTTTGGTATGCGGGGATGTGGCCTCAGGTTACCACTACGGCGTGGCGTCATGTGAGGCCTGCAAAGCATTCTTCAAGAGAACCATCCaag GTAACATTGAATACAGCTGTCCAGCATCGAATGAGTGTGAGATCACCAAGAGGCGCAGAAAGGCTTGTCAGGCATGCCGCTTCACTAAGTGCCTCAAAGTAGGCATGCTGAAAGAGG GCGTTCGTCTTGACAGGGTCAGAGGTGGAAGGCAGAAGTACAAAAGACGCCCCGAAGTGGAGAATGCAACATACCAGAGTGCCCCTCTACCACTGACAAAGGAGAGTGAAAAAG GTTCCTCCAACATCATTGTGTCCCACCTTCTAGTGGCAGAGCCAGAAAAGTTATTTGCCATGCCTGACCCTCTGCAGCCCGACACAGCCCAGCGCACGCTCACAACCCTTTGTGACCTGGCTGACCGGGAGCTGGTCGTCATCATTGGCTGGGCCAAACACATTCCTG GCTTCCTGTCGCTGTCCCTGGCAGACCAGATGTCTGTGCTGCAGTCAGTGTGGCTGGAGGTGCTGGTGCTGGGTGTAGCGTACCGCTCGCTTGGCTGTGAGGACGAGGTGGTGTTCGCCGAGGATTTTGTCCTTGATGAGGAGATGTCACGTGTCGCTGGACTGACAGAGCTGAATGCAGCAATTAGTCAACTTGCTCGCCGTTTCAGGTCACTAAACGTGGACCGGGAGGAATTTGTCATGCTAAAAGCCATCGCACTTACTAACTCAG ACTCTGTTTACATCGAGGACATGGAGGCTGTGCAGAAGCTGCGGGACCTCCTCCACCAGGCCCTGCTGGAGCTGGAATGTCAGCAGCGCCCAGACGACCCCCAGCGGGCAGGACGCCTCCTTTTAACATTGCCTCTCCTCCGACAGACTGCAGGCCGTGCTCTTACTACCTTCTACAGCATCAAGACCCGTGGTGGTGTACCCATGCACAAACTATTCCTGGAGATGCTGGAAGCCATGATGGACTCTCCCtag
- the prdx5 gene encoding peroxiredoxin-5, mitochondrial has translation MLSITSTIIKTTRVIQRARLLHTSSVVKMPIQVGEPLPAVEVQEGEPGNKVAMDQLFKGKKGVLFAVPGAFTPGCSKTHLPGFVQQAADLKSKGIQEVACISVNDAFVMAAWGKEHGTDGKVRMLADPTGAFTKAVDLLLDSDQIVQVLGNKRSKRYAMLVEDGVVKKINVEPDGTGLTCSLASNVLSEL, from the exons ATGCTTTCCATCACAAGCACTATCATCAAAACCACCCGTGTCATCCAGCGCGCAAGGCTGCTACACACTTCCTCTGTTGTCAAAATGCCGATTCAG GTTGGTGAACCTCTCCCTGCAGTGGAGGTCCAGGAGGGGGAGCCAGGAAATAAGGTGGCCATGGATCAGCTCTTCAAGGGGAAGAAGGGAGTCCTCTTTGCTGTACCTGGAGCTTTCACCCCTGGTTGTTCCAAG ACTCACCTCCCAGGTTTTGTGCAGCAGGCTGCGGACTTAAAGAGTAAAGGTATACAAGAGGTTGCTTGCATTTCTGTCAATGATGCATTTGTCATGGCTGCCTGGGGAAAGGAGCACGGAACAGATGGCAAG GTCCGAATGCTGGCTGATCCTACTGGAGCGTTTACAAAG gCAGTTGACCTGCTACTTGACAGTGATCAGATTGTGCAGGTACTTGGGAACAAGCGATCCAAGAG ATACGCTATGTTGGTGGAAGATGGAGTTGTGAAGAAGATCAATGTGGAGCCTGATGGCACTGGGCTGACTTGCAGCCTGGCTTCCAATGTTCTGTCTGAGCTGTAG
- the banf1 gene encoding barrier-to-autointegration factor: MSSTSQKHRDFVAEPMGEKPVMALAGIGEVLGKRLEEKGFDKAYVVLGQFLVLKKDEELFRDWLKDTCGANVKQQGDCYGCLKEWCDAFL, encoded by the exons ATGTCGTCGACATCCCAAAAACATAGAGATTTTGTGGCCGAGCCCATGGGTGAAAAGCCTGTGATGGCTCTTGCAGGCATTGGAGAGGTCCTTGGCAAGAGACTGGAGGAAAaaggttttgacaag GCGTATGTCGTCCTCGGGCAGTTTCTAGTGCTAAAGAAAGACGAGGAGCTTTTCCGGGACTGGCTGAAGGACACTTGCGGGGCAAATGTCAAACAACAAGGTGACTGCTATGGCTGTCTTAAAGAATGGTGTGACGCCTTCTTATAA
- the gng3 gene encoding guanine nucleotide-binding protein G(I)/G(S)/G(O) subunit gamma-3 encodes MKGDTPVNSTMSVGQARKLVEQLKIEASFCRIKVSKAAADLMAYCDAHSCDDPLITPVPTSENPFREKKFFCALL; translated from the exons ATGAAAGGAGACACCCCAGTGAACAGTACAATGAGTGTCGGTCAAGCCAGGAAGCTGGTGGAGCAACTGAAGATAGAGGCTAGTTTCTGCAGGATAAAG GTGTCAAAGGCAGCAGCCGACCTGATGGCGTACTGCGACGCGCACTCCTGCGACGACCCCCTGATCACCCCCGTGCCCACCTCAGAGAACCCTTTCAGGGAGAAGAAATTCTTCTGCGCTCTGCTTTGA